The following proteins are encoded in a genomic region of Pectinophora gossypiella chromosome 6, ilPecGoss1.1, whole genome shotgun sequence:
- the LOC126367811 gene encoding uncharacterized protein LOC126367811 — protein MEDVEVIAASAICLFSIYNYACVLNKYKVQQRHRRRKRRMWMNKIHRNRTLNSMEQSFQDMIREDSGEFNNFCRMSPSDFEFLLSKIEPMIKRQSRLRIPITPKIRLALTLRYLATGDSYRNLHYLFKVSPSAISLIIPAVCKAINIVLKDQIKLPQSPEHWLSIEEGFRRQFPRCIGALDGKHIVIKCPTQSGSGAYTIVLMALVDMDYNFIFANIESKEHTNDCLLWQKIDSNNINLPPDTPLPGREQNVPYVFLGDGALASHKHLIIPYPGNHNIGTKEHTFNYILSSTRVVVENVFGLLTNVFRVFRKPIEIDIEKAPIITMTCILLHNFLRRSQSSQNIYTPPGTFDAIIDGELVEGSWRQHNIAPSVSAIRPIPLVATDTRSEVSQIRSEYTDYFYNLNL, from the exons ATGGAGGACGTAGAAGTTATTGCAGCGTCAGCGATTTGTCTTTTTAGTATATATAATTATGcatgtgttttaaataaatataaagtacaACAAAGGCATAGACGACGTAAGCGGCGAATGTGGATGAATAAAATTCATCGTAACAGAACCTT AAATAGCATGGAACAGTCTTTTCAGGACATGATTCGTGAGGATTCCGGAGAGTTTAACAACTTTTGCAGAATGTCACCCTCCGATTTCGAATTTTTGCTAAGCAAAATTGAGCCAATGATAAAAAGACAGAGTAGACTAAGAATACCTATAACACCAAAAATACGCTTGGCATTAACATTACGTTATTTAGCTACAGGGGATAGCTATAGAAATCTCCACTACTTATTCAAGGTTTCACCATCAGCAATCTCATTAATTATACCTGCAGTATGCAAAGCaattaacattgttttaaaGGATCAAATTAAG TTACCACAATCGCCGGAACACTGGTTGTCCATTGAAGAGGGATTTAGAAGACAATTTCCGCGATGCATTGGGGCTCTAGATGGCAAGCATATTGTTATAAAGTGTCCAACACAAAGTGGCTCAGGAGCATATACCATTGTACTAATGGCATTAGTTGATAtggattataattttatttttgctaaCATTGAGTCGAAAGAGCACACTAATGATTGCTTATTGTGGCAGAAGATAGATTcaaacaatattaatttacCACCAGATACCCCATTACCTGGAAGAGAACAGAATGTACCATATGTTTTTCTTGGTGATGGAGCCCTTGCATCACATAAACATTTGATAATACCTTACCCaggtaatcataacataggcaCAAAAGAACatacttttaattatattctttCAAGTACTCGAGTAGTTGTTGAAAATGTATTTGGTCTCTTGACAAATGTTTTCCGAGTGTTCAGAAAACCAATAGAAATTGACATAGAAAAGGCACCAATAATAACTATGACctgtattttattacataacttTTTAAGGAGAAGTCAATCATCACAGAATATTTACACACCTCCTGGAACATTTGATGCTATTATCGATGGAGAATTAGTCGAAGGCTCTTGGAGACAACACAACATAGCACCTTCAGTTAGTGCTATAAGGCCTATACCACTGGTAGCCACAGATACACGATCCGAAGTTTCTCAAATTAGATCTGAATATACTGATTATTTctataatttgaatttatag